From Drosophila yakuba strain Tai18E2 chromosome 2L, Prin_Dyak_Tai18E2_2.1, whole genome shotgun sequence, one genomic window encodes:
- the LOC6528771 gene encoding membrane-bound alkaline phosphatase isoform X2, whose amino-acid sequence MARIFILVLVIAVCLSGSVSGQRDHPRGRSFDAESHPIKHAEEQQTQYWVDKAQEKLLTKLAEEQFATKNKAKNVIMFLGDGMSVHTVTATRNLLGDSAEQVYFEGFPYTGLSKTYCVNRQVADSACTATAYLGGVKANYGTIGVNANVSRYSCDGAANEEDRVLSIAQWAQAAGKDAGLVTTARVTHASPAGVYAHIADRNWENDWEVANGKCDPEQTIDIARQLVEQPVGQQLKVILGGGRKNFISTTVNDEEGYPGKRTDGRHLIRSWLDQKREANVSAHYVWSRKGLSLVDLESTDYLLGLFANDHLPYNGDRDRKRSQLADPSLTELTEAAIKVLSRNEKGFFLFVEGARIDMAHHDTFARRSLEDTAEFARAVQKARELTSEDDTLIVVTADHAHVMSINGYPYRDQEITGLAQLADDNLPYTILSYANGPGYYSGYNRAEGRALLKEKLVADTDYQYPTLAPLDAETHGGDDVAVYASGPYAQYFSGNYEQSNIPALMARAAGIGPFA is encoded by the exons ACCACCCTCGAGGGCGATCCTTCGATGCCGAATCGCATCCCATCAAGCATGCAGAGGAACAGCAGACCCAGTATTGGGTGGACAAGGCCCAGGAGAAGCTATTAACGAAACTGGCCGAGGAGCAGTTCGCGACCAAAAACAAGGCAAAGAACGTCATTATGTTCCTGGGCGACGGAATGTCCGTTCACACGGTCACGGCCACCCGGAACCTGCTGGGCGACAGTGCGGAGCAGGTGTACTTCGAGGGATTTCCCTACACTGGCTTGTCCAAGACCTATTGCGTGAACCGCCAGGTGGCCGATTCCGCTTGCACGGCCACTGCCTATTTGGGTGGAGTGAAGGCGAACTATGGAACCATTGGCGTGAACGCCAATGTGTCCAGGTACAGCTGTGATGGCGCCGCAAACGAGGAGGATCGGGTGCTCAGCATAGCCCAGTGGGCACAGGCGGCTGGCAAGGATGCAGGGCTGGTCACTACAGCCAGGGTGACTCACGCATCGCCGGCCGGCGTTTATGCCCACATCGCCGATCGCAATTGGGAGAACGACTGGGAGGTGGCCAACGGGAAGTGCGATCCCGAGCAGACCATCGATATTGCCCGCCAGCTCGTGGAGCAGCCTGTGGGTCAGCAGCTGAAGGTCATCCTTGGGGGCGGGCGCAAGAACTTCATCAGCACTACGGTGAACGATGAAGAGGGATATCCTGGGAAACGTACCGACGGTCGCCACTTAATCCGCAGCTGGTTGGATCAGAAAAGGGAGGCCAATGTCTCAGCCCATTACGTCTGGAGTCGCAAGGGACTCAGTCTGGTGGATCTCGAGAGCACGGACTATCTCTTGGGTCTCTTTGCCAACGACCACCTGCCGTACAACGGTGATCGGGACAGGAAACGTAGTCAGTTGGCGGATCCTTCGCTGACTGAGCTCACGGAGGCCGCCATCAAGGTTTTGAGTCGTAATGAAAAGGGGTTTTTCCTCTTCGTCGAGGGTGCTCGTATCGACATGGCCCACCACGATACCTTTGCCAGGAGATCCCTCGAGGATACCGCCGAGTTTGCGAGGGCGGTGCAGAAGGCACGCGAACTTACCTCCGAGGATGACACACTAATCGTTGTGACCGCCGACCATGCTCATGTTATGTCCATCAATGGTTATCCT TATCGTGACCAGGAGATTACCGGGTTGGCTCAGCTGGCGGATGACAATCTGCCCTATACGATTTTGTCCTATGCCAATGGACCTGGCTACTACTCAGGATACAATCGTGCTGAGGGACGTGCCCTTCTAAAGGAAAAGCTGGTGGCGGACACAGACTATCAGTATCCCACGCTGGCGCCCTTGGATGCGGAAACTCACGGAGGAGACGATGTGGCGGTGTACGCCTCGGGACCCTATGCCCAGTACTTCAGTGGCAACTACGAGCAGAGCAATATTCCGGCTTTGATGGCGAGAGCAGCGGGTATCGGGCCCTTTGCCTAG
- the LOC6528771 gene encoding membrane-bound alkaline phosphatase isoform X1 — MGVWRAISLISLLADKPVPGQPGPNHPRGRSFDAESHPIKHAEEQQTQYWVDKAQEKLLTKLAEEQFATKNKAKNVIMFLGDGMSVHTVTATRNLLGDSAEQVYFEGFPYTGLSKTYCVNRQVADSACTATAYLGGVKANYGTIGVNANVSRYSCDGAANEEDRVLSIAQWAQAAGKDAGLVTTARVTHASPAGVYAHIADRNWENDWEVANGKCDPEQTIDIARQLVEQPVGQQLKVILGGGRKNFISTTVNDEEGYPGKRTDGRHLIRSWLDQKREANVSAHYVWSRKGLSLVDLESTDYLLGLFANDHLPYNGDRDRKRSQLADPSLTELTEAAIKVLSRNEKGFFLFVEGARIDMAHHDTFARRSLEDTAEFARAVQKARELTSEDDTLIVVTADHAHVMSINGYPYRDQEITGLAQLADDNLPYTILSYANGPGYYSGYNRAEGRALLKEKLVADTDYQYPTLAPLDAETHGGDDVAVYASGPYAQYFSGNYEQSNIPALMARAAGIGPFA; from the exons ACCACCCTCGAGGGCGATCCTTCGATGCCGAATCGCATCCCATCAAGCATGCAGAGGAACAGCAGACCCAGTATTGGGTGGACAAGGCCCAGGAGAAGCTATTAACGAAACTGGCCGAGGAGCAGTTCGCGACCAAAAACAAGGCAAAGAACGTCATTATGTTCCTGGGCGACGGAATGTCCGTTCACACGGTCACGGCCACCCGGAACCTGCTGGGCGACAGTGCGGAGCAGGTGTACTTCGAGGGATTTCCCTACACTGGCTTGTCCAAGACCTATTGCGTGAACCGCCAGGTGGCCGATTCCGCTTGCACGGCCACTGCCTATTTGGGTGGAGTGAAGGCGAACTATGGAACCATTGGCGTGAACGCCAATGTGTCCAGGTACAGCTGTGATGGCGCCGCAAACGAGGAGGATCGGGTGCTCAGCATAGCCCAGTGGGCACAGGCGGCTGGCAAGGATGCAGGGCTGGTCACTACAGCCAGGGTGACTCACGCATCGCCGGCCGGCGTTTATGCCCACATCGCCGATCGCAATTGGGAGAACGACTGGGAGGTGGCCAACGGGAAGTGCGATCCCGAGCAGACCATCGATATTGCCCGCCAGCTCGTGGAGCAGCCTGTGGGTCAGCAGCTGAAGGTCATCCTTGGGGGCGGGCGCAAGAACTTCATCAGCACTACGGTGAACGATGAAGAGGGATATCCTGGGAAACGTACCGACGGTCGCCACTTAATCCGCAGCTGGTTGGATCAGAAAAGGGAGGCCAATGTCTCAGCCCATTACGTCTGGAGTCGCAAGGGACTCAGTCTGGTGGATCTCGAGAGCACGGACTATCTCTTGGGTCTCTTTGCCAACGACCACCTGCCGTACAACGGTGATCGGGACAGGAAACGTAGTCAGTTGGCGGATCCTTCGCTGACTGAGCTCACGGAGGCCGCCATCAAGGTTTTGAGTCGTAATGAAAAGGGGTTTTTCCTCTTCGTCGAGGGTGCTCGTATCGACATGGCCCACCACGATACCTTTGCCAGGAGATCCCTCGAGGATACCGCCGAGTTTGCGAGGGCGGTGCAGAAGGCACGCGAACTTACCTCCGAGGATGACACACTAATCGTTGTGACCGCCGACCATGCTCATGTTATGTCCATCAATGGTTATCCT TATCGTGACCAGGAGATTACCGGGTTGGCTCAGCTGGCGGATGACAATCTGCCCTATACGATTTTGTCCTATGCCAATGGACCTGGCTACTACTCAGGATACAATCGTGCTGAGGGACGTGCCCTTCTAAAGGAAAAGCTGGTGGCGGACACAGACTATCAGTATCCCACGCTGGCGCCCTTGGATGCGGAAACTCACGGAGGAGACGATGTGGCGGTGTACGCCTCGGGACCCTATGCCCAGTACTTCAGTGGCAACTACGAGCAGAGCAATATTCCGGCTTTGATGGCGAGAGCAGCGGGTATCGGGCCCTTTGCCTAG